A stretch of the Channa argus isolate prfri chromosome 9, Channa argus male v1.0, whole genome shotgun sequence genome encodes the following:
- the stk17b gene encoding serine/threonine-protein kinase 17B isoform X2: MADDHVPRCLRGKFAVVKRCVEKATEKVFAAKFLRKRRRGRDCRAEVIHEMAVLEMARNNARVVNLHAAYETDHDIVLMLEYAAGGEIFDHCVSEELLPEAQITRLIRQTLEGVHYLHQSNLVHLDLKPQNILLTSLSPPGDIKIVDFGLARRLGAVGELREILGTPEYVAPEILNYEPITTATDLWSVGVIAYMLVTGESPFAGDDKQETYLNVSQVNVDYSREAFSRVSELAVDFIRKLLVKVPEDRPSAAECMSHPWLWQHQFCLSPEPSPTPTRTVRERSCGAKWTAPPEDPEDKENFLESPHSHAKKFRFDEETSTAGDGDF; the protein is encoded by the exons ATGGCTGATGATCACGTCCCACGATGTTTGAG GGGCAAGTTTGCAGTGGTCAAGCGCTGTGTGGAGAAGGCCACGGAGAAAGTTTTTGCTGCAAAGTTCCTacggaagaggaggaggggtcGCGACTGCCGGGCTGAAGTCATACACGAGATGGCCGTCCTAGAGATGGCCCGCAACAATGCCCGAGTGGTCAACCTGCATGCAGCTTATGAGACAGATCATGACATCGTCTTAATGCTGGAATA TGCGGCAGGCGGAGAGATATTCGACCACTGTGTGTCTGAGGAGCTGCTGCCCGAGGCCCAGATCACCCGTCTGATCAGGCAAACACTGGAGGGAGTCCACTACCTCCACCAGAGCAACCTGGTGCACTTAGACCTTAAG ccACAGAATATCCTCCTGACTAGCCTGTCTCCTCCAGGAGACATAAAAATTGTCGACTTTGGCCTGGCACGCAGACTGGGTGCGGTTGGAGAACTCCGAGAAATTCTTGGCACGCCCGAGTATGTAG CTCCAGAGATCCTGAATTATGAGCCAATCACAACAGCTACAGACTTATG GAGTGTGGGTGTCATAGCATACATGCTTGTGACGGGCGAGTCTCCTTTTGCCGGGGACGACAAGCAGGAAACATATCTGAATGTCTCTCAGGTCAATGTGGACTACAGCAGGGAGGCCTTCTCCAGGGTGTCCGAGCTGGCTGTGGACTTCATTCGTAAGCTGCTAGTCAAAGTGCCAGA AGACCGGCCCAGTGCCGCAGAGTGTATGAGCCACCCGTGGCTGTGGCAGCATCAGTTCTGTCTGAGCCCTGAGCCCTCTCCCACCCCCACCCGCACCGTCCGGGAGAGGAGTTGCGGCGCCAAATGGACGGCCCCACCCGAAGACCCCGAAGACAAGGAGAACTTCCTGGAATCCCCGCACTCTCATGCAAAAAAGTTTCGCTTCGATGAGGAAACATCAACTGCCGGAGACGGTGACTTTTGA
- the stk17b gene encoding serine/threonine-protein kinase 17B isoform X1 codes for MARRRLDSRSGLSAGLLGEIQTPINSEPMESVYEITGELGRGKFAVVKRCVEKATEKVFAAKFLRKRRRGRDCRAEVIHEMAVLEMARNNARVVNLHAAYETDHDIVLMLEYAAGGEIFDHCVSEELLPEAQITRLIRQTLEGVHYLHQSNLVHLDLKPQNILLTSLSPPGDIKIVDFGLARRLGAVGELREILGTPEYVAPEILNYEPITTATDLWSVGVIAYMLVTGESPFAGDDKQETYLNVSQVNVDYSREAFSRVSELAVDFIRKLLVKVPEDRPSAAECMSHPWLWQHQFCLSPEPSPTPTRTVRERSCGAKWTAPPEDPEDKENFLESPHSHAKKFRFDEETSTAGDGDF; via the exons ATGGCTCGGAGACGGCTGGACAGTCGCAGCGGACTCTCCGCGGGGCTGCTCGGAGAAATTCAGACCCCAATCAACTCGGAGCCGATGGAAAGTGTGTATGAAATCACCGGAGAGCTGGGAAG GGGCAAGTTTGCAGTGGTCAAGCGCTGTGTGGAGAAGGCCACGGAGAAAGTTTTTGCTGCAAAGTTCCTacggaagaggaggaggggtcGCGACTGCCGGGCTGAAGTCATACACGAGATGGCCGTCCTAGAGATGGCCCGCAACAATGCCCGAGTGGTCAACCTGCATGCAGCTTATGAGACAGATCATGACATCGTCTTAATGCTGGAATA TGCGGCAGGCGGAGAGATATTCGACCACTGTGTGTCTGAGGAGCTGCTGCCCGAGGCCCAGATCACCCGTCTGATCAGGCAAACACTGGAGGGAGTCCACTACCTCCACCAGAGCAACCTGGTGCACTTAGACCTTAAG ccACAGAATATCCTCCTGACTAGCCTGTCTCCTCCAGGAGACATAAAAATTGTCGACTTTGGCCTGGCACGCAGACTGGGTGCGGTTGGAGAACTCCGAGAAATTCTTGGCACGCCCGAGTATGTAG CTCCAGAGATCCTGAATTATGAGCCAATCACAACAGCTACAGACTTATG GAGTGTGGGTGTCATAGCATACATGCTTGTGACGGGCGAGTCTCCTTTTGCCGGGGACGACAAGCAGGAAACATATCTGAATGTCTCTCAGGTCAATGTGGACTACAGCAGGGAGGCCTTCTCCAGGGTGTCCGAGCTGGCTGTGGACTTCATTCGTAAGCTGCTAGTCAAAGTGCCAGA AGACCGGCCCAGTGCCGCAGAGTGTATGAGCCACCCGTGGCTGTGGCAGCATCAGTTCTGTCTGAGCCCTGAGCCCTCTCCCACCCCCACCCGCACCGTCCGGGAGAGGAGTTGCGGCGCCAAATGGACGGCCCCACCCGAAGACCCCGAAGACAAGGAGAACTTCCTGGAATCCCCGCACTCTCATGCAAAAAAGTTTCGCTTCGATGAGGAAACATCAACTGCCGGAGACGGTGACTTTTGA
- the stk17b gene encoding serine/threonine-protein kinase 17B isoform X3 — MFEVCLRGKFAVVKRCVEKATEKVFAAKFLRKRRRGRDCRAEVIHEMAVLEMARNNARVVNLHAAYETDHDIVLMLEYAAGGEIFDHCVSEELLPEAQITRLIRQTLEGVHYLHQSNLVHLDLKPQNILLTSLSPPGDIKIVDFGLARRLGAVGELREILGTPEYVAPEILNYEPITTATDLWSVGVIAYMLVTGESPFAGDDKQETYLNVSQVNVDYSREAFSRVSELAVDFIRKLLVKVPEDRPSAAECMSHPWLWQHQFCLSPEPSPTPTRTVRERSCGAKWTAPPEDPEDKENFLESPHSHAKKFRFDEETSTAGDGDF; from the exons ATGTTTGAGGTGTGTTTGAG GGGCAAGTTTGCAGTGGTCAAGCGCTGTGTGGAGAAGGCCACGGAGAAAGTTTTTGCTGCAAAGTTCCTacggaagaggaggaggggtcGCGACTGCCGGGCTGAAGTCATACACGAGATGGCCGTCCTAGAGATGGCCCGCAACAATGCCCGAGTGGTCAACCTGCATGCAGCTTATGAGACAGATCATGACATCGTCTTAATGCTGGAATA TGCGGCAGGCGGAGAGATATTCGACCACTGTGTGTCTGAGGAGCTGCTGCCCGAGGCCCAGATCACCCGTCTGATCAGGCAAACACTGGAGGGAGTCCACTACCTCCACCAGAGCAACCTGGTGCACTTAGACCTTAAG ccACAGAATATCCTCCTGACTAGCCTGTCTCCTCCAGGAGACATAAAAATTGTCGACTTTGGCCTGGCACGCAGACTGGGTGCGGTTGGAGAACTCCGAGAAATTCTTGGCACGCCCGAGTATGTAG CTCCAGAGATCCTGAATTATGAGCCAATCACAACAGCTACAGACTTATG GAGTGTGGGTGTCATAGCATACATGCTTGTGACGGGCGAGTCTCCTTTTGCCGGGGACGACAAGCAGGAAACATATCTGAATGTCTCTCAGGTCAATGTGGACTACAGCAGGGAGGCCTTCTCCAGGGTGTCCGAGCTGGCTGTGGACTTCATTCGTAAGCTGCTAGTCAAAGTGCCAGA AGACCGGCCCAGTGCCGCAGAGTGTATGAGCCACCCGTGGCTGTGGCAGCATCAGTTCTGTCTGAGCCCTGAGCCCTCTCCCACCCCCACCCGCACCGTCCGGGAGAGGAGTTGCGGCGCCAAATGGACGGCCCCACCCGAAGACCCCGAAGACAAGGAGAACTTCCTGGAATCCCCGCACTCTCATGCAAAAAAGTTTCGCTTCGATGAGGAAACATCAACTGCCGGAGACGGTGACTTTTGA